A genomic region of Xanthomonas fragariae contains the following coding sequences:
- a CDS encoding branched-chain amino acid aminotransferase gives MSVSFASTRSSSPRSADELSVILASPGFGLHFTDHMVAIAWNNEQGWHDAQVRAYGPLQLDPAASVLHYGQEIFEGIKAYRHADGSIWTFRPQANGERLQRSARRLVLPELPVDLFVESLRQLVAMDASWVPSAPETSLYFRPFMIADEAFLGVRAAHKAAYYVIASPAGPYFANGVAPVSIWLSTDYARAAKGGTGAAKCGGNYAASLLPQQQAHAQDCSQVLFLDPVEGKYIEELGGMNVFLVYNDGSLVTPELSGSILEGITRDSILQLARDRGMRVVERKIAIDEWKQGVASGEITEVFACGTAAVITPIGELKGDGFAVGHLPAPAGDVTMSLRQELTDIQYGRVPDRHGWLVRLF, from the coding sequence TTCTTCGTCGCCGCGCAGTGCCGACGAACTGTCCGTAATCCTGGCCTCGCCCGGTTTCGGGCTGCATTTCACCGACCATATGGTCGCCATTGCCTGGAACAACGAGCAGGGCTGGCACGACGCGCAAGTGCGCGCGTATGGCCCTTTGCAGCTGGATCCGGCCGCCTCGGTGCTGCATTACGGCCAGGAAATCTTCGAAGGCATCAAGGCCTACCGGCATGCGGACGGTTCGATCTGGACCTTCCGCCCGCAGGCCAACGGCGAGCGTCTGCAGCGTTCGGCGCGCCGTCTGGTGTTGCCGGAATTGCCGGTCGATCTGTTCGTCGAATCGCTGCGCCAATTGGTGGCGATGGATGCGAGCTGGGTGCCGTCGGCGCCGGAGACCAGCCTGTATTTCCGCCCCTTCATGATCGCTGACGAGGCGTTTTTGGGCGTGCGTGCTGCGCACAAGGCTGCGTACTACGTGATCGCCAGCCCTGCCGGCCCGTACTTCGCCAATGGCGTGGCGCCGGTGTCGATCTGGCTGTCCACCGACTACGCGCGTGCGGCGAAGGGTGGCACCGGTGCCGCCAAGTGCGGTGGCAACTACGCCGCCTCGCTGCTGCCGCAGCAACAAGCCCATGCGCAGGATTGTTCGCAGGTGTTGTTCCTGGACCCGGTGGAAGGCAAGTACATCGAAGAATTGGGCGGTATGAATGTGTTCCTGGTCTATAACGACGGCAGTCTGGTGACGCCGGAACTGTCAGGCAGCATCCTGGAAGGCATCACCCGCGACAGCATCCTTCAGTTGGCCCGCGACCGCGGTATGCGCGTAGTCGAGCGCAAGATCGCCATCGACGAGTGGAAGCAGGGCGTGGCCTCGGGTGAGATCACCGAGGTGTTCGCCTGCGGCACTGCGGCGGTGATCACTCCGATCGGTGAGTTGAAGGGCGATGGCTTTGCAGTGGGCCATCTGCCGGCGCCGGCTGGCGATGTGACCATGTCGCTACGTCAGGAACTGACCGACATCCAGTACGGACGTGTCCCGGACCGTCATGGATGGCTGGTGCGCCTGTTCTGA